In Acholeplasma equirhinis, the following proteins share a genomic window:
- a CDS encoding Abi family protein, which translates to MLEGEFKGRFNSNSNNVFKGKFYSIINTIPTGNHFDMLFSGLKGNITELNYVDYQKILREYVNEYYHPPLWVIIKTLMFNDLILLLYGLNTSTFNLILSDFGLTPGDKAMFLNSLEILRELRNYCAHGEIITRFRTSNVLEINSSLIRKLNLSTKRIKYIIKLSDSIKVLNLYVNTNRIKTRVQWFYFKNVICGRKWLNKKFKDRIGEM; encoded by the coding sequence ATTTTAGAGGGAGAATTTAAAGGAAGATTCAATTCAAACTCTAACAATGTATTTAAGGGGAAATTCTATTCGATTATAAATACCATACCAACAGGGAATCATTTTGATATGTTGTTTTCTGGGTTAAAGGGGAATATTACCGAACTAAATTACGTCGATTATCAGAAAATACTTAGAGAATATGTGAATGAATATTATCATCCACCACTTTGGGTTATTATAAAAACCTTAATGTTTAATGACTTAATATTGCTTTTATATGGCTTAAATACGAGCACGTTTAATTTAATATTGAGTGATTTTGGATTAACGCCTGGTGATAAAGCTATGTTTTTAAACTCTTTAGAAATTCTACGTGAATTAAGAAATTATTGTGCTCATGGCGAAATTATTACAAGATTTAGAACCAGTAATGTACTTGAAATAAATTCTTCCTTAATAAGGAAATTGAATTTAAGTACAAAAAGAATCAAATACATTATTAAATTAAGCGATAGTATAAAAGTTTTAAACTTATACGTGAACACCAATCGTATTAAAACTAGAGTTCAGTGGTTTTATTTCAAGAATGTCATTTGTGGTAGAAAATGGCTTAATAAAAAGTTTAAAGATAGAATTGGAGAAATGTGA
- a CDS encoding adenylosuccinate synthase, whose protein sequence is MENIAVLGTQWGDEGKGKITDYLTSRADVVVRYQGGNNAGHTVKFDGKKYALHLLPSGILNPKTINVMANGMVINPEAFYDELSKLENSFNLYISDRAHIVLPYHIEKDKRNETKDNIGTTHKGIGPTYEDKYGRRGVRVADFVGPHNKEILTKKFEENKAYLSNVDINELVSKYLELANFMKSYVKDTSYLLNEMVHTKKILFEGAQGVLLCIDHGTFPYVTSSSPTAASIPINTGLAPWFIKGAIGVTKAYSTRVGNGPFPSELFGELADKIRIIGNEFGTTTGRPRRIGWLDTVVINYSKRVSGISTLAITLLDVLTGLDEIKIVTKYLLDGKEIDSIPASVKDFERCEPMTISLPGWKEDITQVKSFDELPTNAKNYIKKIEELTGIPVSIVSVGPDRIQTIEVKPVL, encoded by the coding sequence ATGGAGAATATTGCTGTTTTAGGGACTCAATGGGGAGATGAAGGAAAAGGTAAAATTACTGACTATTTAACAAGTCGTGCAGATGTTGTTGTAAGATATCAAGGTGGCAATAATGCTGGACACACAGTTAAGTTTGATGGTAAGAAGTATGCACTTCATTTATTACCATCAGGTATTTTAAATCCTAAGACAATTAATGTCATGGCGAATGGAATGGTTATCAATCCAGAGGCTTTTTATGATGAATTATCTAAATTAGAAAACAGCTTTAATTTATATATTTCAGATCGAGCACATATCGTTCTTCCATATCACATTGAAAAAGATAAGAGAAATGAAACTAAAGATAATATTGGTACAACACATAAAGGTATTGGACCAACCTATGAAGATAAATATGGTCGTCGTGGCGTCAGAGTTGCTGATTTCGTAGGACCGCACAATAAAGAGATTTTAACTAAAAAATTTGAAGAAAATAAAGCATACCTTTCAAATGTAGATATCAATGAACTAGTGTCAAAATATCTTGAGTTAGCAAACTTTATGAAATCATATGTTAAAGATACATCGTATCTATTAAATGAAATGGTTCACACCAAGAAAATTTTATTTGAAGGTGCACAAGGCGTACTGTTATGTATTGATCATGGAACATTTCCATATGTCACATCAAGCAGTCCAACTGCTGCAAGCATTCCAATTAATACAGGGCTTGCACCATGGTTCATTAAAGGTGCTATTGGTGTAACTAAAGCATACTCAACAAGAGTTGGTAATGGTCCATTCCCAAGTGAACTCTTTGGTGAACTTGCAGATAAAATTAGAATCATTGGTAATGAATTTGGTACAACAACTGGACGTCCAAGAAGAATTGGTTGGTTAGATACGGTTGTCATCAATTATTCAAAACGTGTTTCTGGTATTTCAACACTCGCGATTACTTTACTTGATGTTTTAACAGGACTGGATGAAATTAAAATTGTAACTAAGTACCTGTTAGATGGTAAAGAAATTGATAGCATTCCAGCAAGTGTGAAAGATTTTGAAAGATGTGAACCTATGACAATTTCTCTTCCAGGATGGAAGGAAGATATTACACAGGTTAAATCATTTGATGAATTACCAACAAATGCAAAGAATTATATTAAAAAAATAGAAGAACTCACTGGAATTCCTGTTTCAATTGTTTCTGTTGGTCCTGACCGCATTCAAACAATTGAAGTAAAACCAGTTTTATGA
- the cls gene encoding cardiolipin synthase has protein sequence MRKLISFLTNRVMIVGLMFLLQISVLVWFVNVFASDWYYLHLGSMILGFLITLHLIADDENPMFKLLWIIMLLLLPVFCVMFYLYARTERLSFSSSSRMIAASKVREVELKNVESQFGKEYLKQQMYLVNLNYPAYKNTKSLFLGSGKEKQKELLQQLKTAKHFIFMEYFIITKSKMWDEILEVLIAKQKEGVEIKIIYDDFGSATKLPFNYHKQLEKLGFEVVRFNPMKLHINFSMNYRDHRKIVVIDNRVAFTGGINIGDEYTNKKKVFGQWHDAAIMVEGEAVWSFTAIFLENWHFSTKKVVDYQKYYLKHTVKGDSNYIPFSDIPVDKNLTAKSIYLHLINDAKESIYITAPYLILDNEIATALKLAAESGIDVNIILPSIPDKRLIYMVSESYAEELVRYGVKLYKYTPGFIHSKMIITDKKVAMIGSSNLDFRSLYMHLENNLWLNDLETIQDMVTYFEKTKEKSRKITSTDFKKHNLIYRTFRAVLRGFSPLL, from the coding sequence TTGAGAAAACTCATCTCATTTTTAACCAATCGTGTCATGATTGTAGGACTTATGTTCTTACTTCAAATATCTGTTCTCGTTTGGTTTGTAAATGTATTTGCATCTGATTGGTACTATCTGCACTTAGGATCGATGATCTTAGGTTTTTTAATTACACTTCATTTAATTGCAGATGATGAAAATCCAATGTTTAAATTACTATGGATTATTATGTTGTTATTGTTGCCAGTCTTTTGTGTGATGTTTTATTTATACGCAAGAACTGAACGTCTATCATTTTCAAGTTCATCAAGAATGATTGCAGCATCTAAGGTGAGAGAAGTTGAACTTAAAAATGTTGAAAGTCAATTTGGTAAAGAATATCTTAAACAACAAATGTATTTAGTCAATTTAAATTATCCAGCATATAAAAATACAAAATCTCTTTTCTTAGGTAGTGGAAAAGAGAAGCAAAAAGAATTATTACAACAATTAAAAACAGCTAAGCATTTTATCTTCATGGAATATTTCATTATTACTAAATCAAAGATGTGGGATGAAATCTTAGAAGTATTAATTGCAAAACAAAAAGAAGGTGTTGAAATCAAGATCATTTACGATGACTTTGGTTCAGCAACTAAATTACCGTTTAATTATCATAAACAACTTGAAAAGCTAGGCTTTGAAGTTGTTAGATTTAATCCAATGAAACTACATATCAATTTTTCAATGAACTACAGAGACCATAGAAAAATTGTTGTAATCGATAATAGAGTTGCATTTACGGGTGGAATAAATATTGGTGATGAATACACCAATAAGAAAAAAGTATTTGGTCAGTGGCATGATGCTGCAATTATGGTTGAAGGGGAAGCTGTTTGGTCCTTTACAGCAATATTCCTAGAAAACTGGCATTTCTCAACTAAAAAGGTAGTCGACTATCAAAAGTACTATTTAAAACATACTGTAAAAGGTGATTCAAATTACATACCATTTAGTGATATTCCAGTAGATAAGAATTTAACAGCAAAAAGTATCTACTTACACTTAATTAATGATGCAAAAGAATCAATCTATATTACTGCACCATATTTAATTTTAGATAATGAAATTGCTACAGCGTTAAAACTGGCTGCAGAAAGTGGCATTGATGTAAATATCATCTTACCTTCAATACCAGATAAACGTTTGATCTATATGGTTTCTGAAAGTTATGCAGAAGAGTTAGTAAGATATGGTGTTAAGTTATATAAATACACACCAGGATTTATTCACTCTAAAATGATTATTACCGATAAAAAGGTTGCAATGATTGGATCATCTAATCTAGATTTTAGAAGTTTATATATGCACCTTGAAAACAATCTTTGGTTAAATGATTTAGAAACCATACAGGATATGGTTACATACTTTGAAAAAACAAAAGAAAAAAGCCGAAAAATTACTTCGACTGATTTCAAAAAACATAACTTGATCTATCGCACATTTAGAGCGGTACTTCGAGGATTTTCACCATTACTTTGA
- a CDS encoding pyridoxal phosphate-dependent aminotransferase, whose protein sequence is MGKIDILKIAKIAQAEKKINPNIIDATIGMFYDDESKLIIPDVEKAFKNLDLFETFKYGATDGGKVFEENLIDWVLDEKREMLEKKFMLTGISTPGGSGALSMVFNSYGEIGDKALVSDLRWRYDYFLRTAKMGYHEHKLFDGEHFNLKDFEEQLAYLAKNQKKIIIVINDPCHNPTGFQLSEEEWQAIVKIVNKFDQNEIILTFDLAYFDYDPRGFKNARKTFEFFMDLKEHVQVLICFSASKSFAMYGVRLGGLIGLHHNKAQYDFFKKDVIDDALGKWSTAPSVGVGIFNQLVAQKEQYLKTLTRLTLTLKGRGEIFLEEAKQAGLDIYPYRGGFFVLVKSKNPELDFENLTKEGIYLIPMESGLRVALCGITTKEVYGLAGKIHKTLDRRDYSGNGEKQDI, encoded by the coding sequence ATGGGAAAAATAGATATATTAAAAATTGCTAAAATTGCACAAGCAGAAAAGAAAATTAATCCTAATATCATTGATGCAACAATTGGAATGTTTTATGATGATGAAAGTAAGCTGATTATTCCAGACGTAGAAAAAGCATTTAAAAATTTAGATCTTTTTGAGACTTTCAAATACGGGGCAACAGATGGTGGTAAGGTATTCGAAGAGAATTTAATTGATTGGGTACTTGATGAAAAACGTGAAATGTTAGAAAAGAAGTTCATGTTAACAGGTATTTCAACACCAGGTGGCTCTGGTGCTTTATCTATGGTTTTTAATAGTTATGGTGAAATTGGTGATAAAGCACTTGTTTCAGATCTTCGTTGGCGTTACGATTATTTCCTAAGAACAGCCAAGATGGGTTACCATGAACATAAGCTTTTTGATGGTGAACACTTCAACCTTAAAGACTTTGAAGAACAATTAGCATATTTAGCTAAAAACCAAAAGAAGATTATTATTGTGATAAATGACCCTTGTCATAATCCAACTGGATTCCAATTGTCAGAGGAAGAATGGCAAGCTATCGTAAAAATAGTAAATAAATTTGATCAAAATGAAATCATTCTAACGTTTGACCTTGCATATTTTGATTATGATCCACGTGGATTTAAAAATGCAAGAAAGACATTTGAATTCTTTATGGATTTAAAAGAACACGTTCAAGTCTTAATTTGTTTCTCTGCATCTAAATCGTTTGCAATGTATGGTGTGAGACTTGGTGGTTTAATTGGTTTACACCACAATAAAGCTCAATACGATTTCTTTAAGAAAGATGTCATTGATGATGCACTTGGCAAATGGAGTACAGCTCCTTCTGTAGGTGTTGGTATCTTTAATCAATTAGTTGCACAAAAAGAACAATACTTAAAAACTTTAACACGTCTCACATTAACACTTAAAGGTCGTGGTGAGATTTTCTTAGAAGAAGCTAAACAAGCAGGTCTTGATATTTATCCTTATCGAGGTGGGTTCTTTGTACTCGTTAAGTCAAAAAATCCTGAACTAGATTTTGAAAACTTAACTAAGGAAGGTATTTATCTAATTCCTATGGAAAGTGGCCTTAGAGTCGCACTTTGTGGCATTACAACAAAAGAAGTTTACGGCCTTGCTGGTAAGATACATAAAACACTTGATAGAAGAGATTATAGCGGTAATGGCGAAAAACAAGACATTTAA
- a CDS encoding AAA family ATPase — protein sequence MKKAIVLVGIPGSGKSTYGKTLKLPYFSSDMIRLELFKTLKAHHDPEDDQRVFTRLHELVFSFGDSLIYDATNIDRKKRIFLYKEFKQRGYYVEVHLILEPKALALFQNKRRDPERVVPDFVVKDMYRGMMPPKIGVDTDDFKIISQSNFLSEPITLDTFVDYLKSNGTYKTIRRFINAAYLPEILKLEDDMDVFAHTDKMISKSKSLELLLASFFHDLGKGTTKLNKFKLHEQVSSMYAFRFFNEIKNIPPSLRVCDIIDVILHHTNYPNIKPEILENQKLDSNVLSLLEQFNLLNQESH from the coding sequence ATGAAGAAAGCTATCGTTTTAGTAGGGATTCCTGGTTCTGGGAAGTCTACTTATGGTAAAACACTGAAACTTCCATATTTTTCTTCAGATATGATTCGATTAGAGTTATTTAAAACACTCAAAGCACATCATGATCCTGAAGATGATCAAAGAGTATTTACAAGACTACATGAACTTGTTTTTAGTTTTGGTGATTCACTCATTTATGATGCAACAAATATCGATAGAAAGAAAAGGATTTTTCTTTATAAGGAATTTAAACAACGTGGATATTATGTTGAGGTTCATTTAATTTTAGAACCAAAAGCTTTAGCACTTTTCCAAAATAAACGTAGAGATCCTGAAAGGGTTGTACCTGATTTTGTTGTTAAAGATATGTATCGTGGTATGATGCCACCAAAAATTGGTGTTGATACAGATGATTTTAAAATCATTTCTCAATCTAATTTCTTAAGTGAACCCATTACCTTGGATACTTTTGTTGATTACTTAAAGTCAAATGGAACATATAAAACAATTAGACGATTTATTAATGCTGCTTATTTACCTGAAATTTTAAAACTTGAAGATGATATGGATGTCTTCGCTCATACGGATAAGATGATCTCAAAATCCAAATCATTAGAACTTCTACTTGCATCTTTTTTCCATGACCTTGGAAAAGGTACAACTAAACTCAATAAGTTTAAATTACATGAACAAGTTTCCAGCATGTACGCATTTAGATTCTTCAATGAAATTAAAAATATACCACCCTCCTTAAGGGTATGTGATATTATAGATGTCATTTTACATCATACAAATTATCCAAATATTAAACCTGAAATTCTAGAAAACCAAAAACTAGATTCAAATGTTTTATCTTTACTTGAACAATTTAATTTATTAAATCAAGAAAGCCACTAG
- the mfd gene encoding transcription-repair coupling factor, which translates to MTDNLFKILEKSKLLTSKTGHFSNVNHAFIELALALRFKQNSKNLLVVLPNLYDAQKYYDSLSSILGDDDVLFYPADQVLTSMMALGSPEFKNERLYTLRKLIDSEKRYIVVTTQEGLLKRQLTPQDYKNSVETLRVGDSVNIEALARKLVYDGFTFNYTVERPGEFSVRGSIVDIFTHNNKEPYRLDFFGDELETIKTFDVVTQKSIDKVDSIDISPLNELFFTNTQKLKAIEDIKSYFSNAQLSEKEQAKLDNDLELLDTRKRMDGLHIYIEFFNKEKTTILDFLGSYELVAVDPFKIAINEETTQSDLMTYAETMMGDNFLKLNYRLNFDEIKPKVHLMIDIYQSTNPFSTPLNVQDVEAFFGELNQLFIYLNQYSGYDIFIALRNKVSFEKVKEFFDNQKMKYVLNGYEPGAIHVIEADLPGSFIDTNEHVLCLTEDTVFSTKHRTKIRYRSVINQAVKIRDSSELEVGDYVVHYDFGIGQYLGLKTMSLSGEKRDYLHIVYENNEALYVPTDQIELVLKYRSHEGIAPKLSKLGSKQWSKTKASVRKKIKDLSDRLLKLYASRNSAQGFKFSEDNELQKQFDLDFSYEETKDQKAAIDAVKQDMQSIRPMDRLIAGDVGFGKTEVALRAAFKAVLDGKQVAYLVPTTVLARQHYHTFKDRFEKYGATVSLLSRFISTKEQKQTLEKLATGRVDVVIGTHRILSEDVKFRDLGLFIIDEEQRFGVEHKEKIKELKVNVDTLTLSATPIPRTLQMAMYGLKDLSMIETPPLNRYPVQTYVVERQDALVKEAIDRELARGGQVFYLYNRVETIENVVMKIQKLVPNAKITFAHGKMNKNKLEEVLSDFIDKDYDVLVSTTIIETGVDIPNTNTLIIHDADKLGLAQLYQLRGRVGRSDRIAYAYLMFDAYKNINDEARKRLSVIEDFTDLGSGFKIALRDLSIRGAGDLLGDEQSGFIDSVGIELYMKLLDEVMQGKLEDEPKVQVQDQVFASRHIPTDYINSDPVRIEIHKRIASLNTTAELEDLKNELIDRFGEIDVDVLTYMYEKLYKRLGNMIGVDKTSVTKESVKMTLTLDKSNEVDGVALLEASTKVKTKMAFGTTRGHVEITMIVRNHQEHWLYLACQFIETYLQLLKK; encoded by the coding sequence ATGACGGACAATTTATTTAAAATACTTGAAAAATCTAAACTATTGACCAGTAAAACAGGTCATTTTTCTAATGTAAATCACGCTTTTATTGAACTTGCTTTAGCATTAAGATTCAAACAAAATAGCAAGAATTTACTTGTTGTACTTCCAAATCTATATGATGCTCAAAAGTATTACGATAGTCTATCATCTATTCTTGGTGATGATGATGTTTTGTTTTATCCTGCAGATCAAGTTTTAACTTCAATGATGGCACTGGGTTCACCAGAATTTAAAAATGAACGTTTATATACTTTAAGAAAACTCATTGATAGTGAAAAAAGATATATTGTTGTTACAACACAAGAAGGATTGTTAAAAAGACAATTAACACCACAAGATTATAAAAATAGTGTTGAAACCTTAAGGGTTGGAGATTCTGTAAACATTGAAGCACTTGCAAGAAAACTTGTTTATGATGGATTTACCTTTAACTATACAGTTGAAAGACCTGGTGAGTTTTCTGTTCGTGGTTCAATCGTAGATATTTTTACACATAACAACAAAGAACCATATCGACTAGATTTTTTTGGTGATGAATTAGAAACAATAAAAACTTTTGATGTTGTTACACAAAAGAGTATTGATAAAGTCGATTCAATTGACATTTCACCTTTAAATGAACTCTTTTTTACTAATACACAAAAACTAAAAGCTATCGAAGATATTAAATCGTATTTTAGTAATGCACAACTTTCAGAAAAAGAACAAGCTAAATTAGATAATGATTTAGAACTTTTAGATACTAGAAAAAGAATGGACGGTTTACATATCTATATTGAATTCTTCAATAAAGAAAAGACAACCATTTTAGATTTTTTGGGTAGTTATGAACTTGTAGCAGTTGATCCATTTAAGATTGCTATTAATGAAGAAACTACGCAATCAGACTTAATGACATATGCTGAAACAATGATGGGAGATAATTTCTTAAAGCTCAACTATCGCTTGAACTTTGATGAAATCAAACCTAAAGTTCATTTAATGATTGATATTTACCAATCAACTAATCCTTTTTCAACACCACTCAATGTGCAAGATGTTGAAGCATTTTTTGGGGAACTCAATCAATTATTTATCTATTTAAACCAGTACAGTGGTTATGACATTTTTATTGCCTTAAGAAATAAAGTTTCATTTGAAAAAGTTAAAGAATTCTTTGACAATCAAAAAATGAAATATGTATTAAATGGATATGAACCTGGTGCAATCCATGTGATTGAAGCTGATTTGCCGGGGTCATTCATTGATACAAATGAGCATGTTTTATGTTTAACAGAAGACACTGTTTTCTCTACAAAACATCGAACAAAAATTAGATACCGTTCAGTTATTAATCAAGCAGTTAAAATTAGAGATTCATCAGAACTTGAAGTTGGTGATTATGTTGTACACTATGATTTTGGAATTGGACAATATCTTGGATTAAAGACAATGAGTTTGTCTGGAGAGAAGAGAGATTATCTGCATATTGTATATGAAAACAATGAAGCACTTTATGTTCCAACAGATCAAATTGAACTTGTATTAAAATACCGTTCACATGAAGGTATTGCACCTAAGCTTTCTAAATTAGGGTCAAAACAATGGAGTAAAACTAAAGCATCTGTTCGTAAAAAGATTAAAGATCTATCAGATAGATTACTTAAACTTTATGCATCGAGAAACTCTGCACAAGGCTTTAAATTTAGTGAAGATAATGAACTTCAAAAACAATTTGATCTCGATTTTAGTTATGAAGAAACTAAAGACCAAAAGGCTGCGATTGATGCTGTCAAACAAGATATGCAATCCATTCGTCCAATGGATAGATTAATTGCAGGTGATGTTGGTTTTGGTAAGACAGAGGTTGCATTAAGAGCCGCATTTAAAGCCGTTTTAGATGGTAAGCAAGTGGCTTATTTAGTTCCAACTACAGTACTTGCAAGACAACATTATCATACCTTTAAAGATCGATTTGAAAAGTATGGAGCAACCGTCTCATTACTTTCACGTTTCATCTCAACGAAAGAACAAAAACAAACATTAGAAAAACTTGCAACAGGTAGAGTAGATGTTGTAATTGGTACACATAGAATCTTGAGTGAAGATGTTAAATTTAGAGATCTTGGTTTATTTATTATTGATGAAGAACAAAGATTTGGTGTTGAACATAAAGAAAAGATTAAAGAATTGAAAGTTAATGTAGACACTTTAACTTTATCAGCAACACCAATTCCAAGAACACTTCAAATGGCAATGTACGGTTTAAAAGATTTATCAATGATTGAAACACCACCACTCAATCGTTATCCTGTTCAAACGTATGTTGTTGAACGTCAAGATGCACTGGTTAAGGAAGCAATTGATAGAGAGCTTGCGCGTGGTGGACAAGTCTTCTATTTATATAATCGTGTTGAAACGATTGAAAATGTTGTTATGAAGATTCAAAAGTTAGTACCTAATGCAAAAATCACTTTTGCACATGGGAAGATGAATAAAAATAAATTAGAAGAAGTTTTATCCGATTTTATTGATAAAGATTATGATGTTTTAGTATCAACAACAATTATCGAAACTGGCGTTGATATTCCAAATACCAATACATTAATTATTCATGATGCAGATAAACTTGGGTTAGCGCAACTTTATCAATTAAGAGGTAGAGTTGGTCGCTCTGATCGTATTGCATATGCTTACTTAATGTTTGATGCATATAAAAATATTAACGATGAAGCAAGAAAACGTCTTTCAGTTATTGAAGACTTTACGGATTTAGGTAGTGGATTTAAGATTGCACTTCGTGACTTATCTATTCGTGGTGCAGGTGATTTACTTGGTGATGAACAATCAGGATTTATTGATTCAGTAGGTATTGAACTTTATATGAAATTGTTAGATGAGGTTATGCAAGGTAAACTTGAAGATGAACCAAAAGTACAAGTTCAAGATCAAGTTTTTGCATCGCGTCATATTCCAACCGACTATATTAATTCAGATCCGGTTAGAATTGAAATCCATAAACGTATCGCAAGTCTAAATACAACAGCAGAATTAGAAGACTTGAAAAATGAACTCATTGACCGTTTTGGTGAGATTGATGTTGACGTCTTAACATACATGTATGAAAAACTATATAAACGTCTTGGTAATATGATTGGTGTTGATAAAACTTCTGTAACCAAAGAATCTGTCAAGATGACCTTAACTCTCGATAAATCGAATGAAGTGGATGGTGTTGCGTTACTTGAGGCTTCAACTAAAGTTAAGACTAAGATGGCATTTGGCACCACAAGAGGTCACGTTGAAATCACGATGATTGTTAGAAATCATCAAGAACATTGGTTATATCTTGCATGTCAGTTTATAGAAACATACCTACAACTCTTGAAAAAGTAA
- a CDS encoding DUF2238 domain-containing protein — protein MENKSSNKIIVLISLISNVLMFVVAFYLLIYVLATGDDPNGRLLSHFATTTLTALPLIAYAVLKEKMNVFLLVFYTFYVFVAVFLGASMNFYNQFENINYDKLIHVFFGYTTAILGLIVLIKTNKLNQSSLFFNLLFIFSFGMMIEAVWEMLEFSMDQLLGSTTQGVPVLGFNGKYLVDVGETMFDIISNFIGVLIFIIQFTFYTKTKKAPIMSFMIRELSK, from the coding sequence ATGGAAAACAAATCTTCGAATAAAATAATAGTTTTAATTTCACTTATTTCAAATGTTTTAATGTTTGTTGTTGCATTTTATTTACTTATTTACGTTTTAGCAACTGGTGATGACCCAAATGGTCGACTCTTAAGTCATTTTGCAACAACAACATTGACTGCGTTACCTTTAATCGCATATGCAGTTCTTAAAGAAAAAATGAATGTCTTTTTACTCGTCTTTTACACGTTCTATGTATTTGTTGCTGTTTTCTTAGGTGCTTCAATGAACTTTTATAACCAGTTTGAAAACATTAATTATGATAAGTTAATTCATGTATTTTTTGGATACACCACTGCTATTTTAGGATTAATTGTATTAATTAAAACAAACAAACTCAATCAATCATCCCTCTTCTTCAACCTACTATTTATATTCTCATTCGGTATGATGATCGAAGCTGTATGGGAAATGCTAGAGTTTAGTATGGACCAATTACTTGGATCAACAACTCAAGGTGTACCTGTTTTAGGATTTAATGGGAAGTATTTAGTTGATGTTGGTGAAACTATGTTTGATATCATTTCAAACTTTATTGGTGTTTTAATCTTTATAATTCAATTCACTTTTTATACGAAAACAAAAAAAGCCCCAATCATGAGTTTCATGATTAGGGAACTTTCAAAGTAA
- the pth gene encoding aminoacyl-tRNA hydrolase has product MKLIVGLGNPGREYQQTRHNIGFIVIDRILKDLSLELKVDNKLQAAYIKTKINGEDVILAKPLTYMNLSGQAVIALMNFYKVEKDNLIIISDDTALELGKIRLRGSGSHGGQNGLRHIITQLGTQEFKRLRVGIGDNNLMNKADYVLGKFTPKEIDVLMPVFDKCRDLIFDWINKMSFENLMNKYNTPQVK; this is encoded by the coding sequence ATGAAATTAATCGTCGGATTAGGTAATCCAGGACGAGAATATCAACAAACAAGACACAATATCGGATTTATTGTTATCGACAGAATTTTAAAAGACTTAAGCTTAGAACTTAAAGTCGATAACAAACTTCAAGCAGCTTACATTAAAACTAAAATCAATGGTGAAGATGTCATTCTTGCAAAACCACTCACTTACATGAACCTTTCAGGTCAAGCAGTGATTGCGTTAATGAACTTTTATAAAGTTGAAAAAGATAACCTCATCATTATCTCAGACGATACTGCCTTAGAACTTGGTAAAATAAGACTTCGTGGTAGTGGTAGTCATGGTGGACAAAACGGATTAAGACATATCATCACTCAATTAGGTACTCAAGAGTTTAAACGTCTTAGAGTTGGTATTGGTGATAATAACCTTATGAACAAGGCAGATTATGTATTAGGTAAGTTTACACCTAAGGAAATTGATGTTTTAATGCCTGTCTTTGATAAGTGTCGTGATTTAATCTTCGACTGGATTAACAAAATGAGTTTTGAAAACTTAATGAATAAATATAACACCCCCCAGGTCAAATAA